A stretch of Bubalus bubalis isolate 160015118507 breed Murrah chromosome 19, NDDB_SH_1, whole genome shotgun sequence DNA encodes these proteins:
- the RIMOC1 gene encoding UPF0600 protein C5orf51 homolog isoform X2 gives MAAASSSVVRRVEELGDLAQAHIQQLSEAAGEDDHFLIRASAALEKLKLQCGEDKECSTPSNLLELYTQAILDMTYFEENKLVDEDFPEDSSQKVKELINFLSEPEILVKENNMHPKHCDLLGDELLECLSWRRGALLYMYCHSLTKRRDWLTRKSSLLKKYLVDGISYLLQMLNFRCPIQLNEGASFQDLDTAKLLSEGIFSDIHLLAMMYSGEMCYWGLKHCADQQPENHEMDTGVSGGSYATHKEPLDFREVGEKILKKYVYVCEGPLKEQEWNTTNAKQILNFFQHHTN, from the exons ATGGCGGCCGCAAGCTCTAGTGTGGTCAGGCGAGTGGAGGAACTCGGAGACCTGGCTCAGGCCCACATACAACAACTTAGCGAAGCCGCCGGCGAAGATG ATCACTTTTTAATTCGCGCCTCTGCAGCTCTAGAAAAATTGAAACTTCAGTGTGGAGaagacaaagaatgttcaaccccATCAAATCTTCTAGAACTTTACACACAG GCTATTTTGGACATGACATATTTTGAGGAGAACAAGCTAGTAGATGAAGATTTTCCTGAAGATTCTTCACAGAAAGTAAAAGAGTTGATCAATTTTCTTTCAGAACCAGAAATTTtggttaaagaaaataatatgcatCCAAAA CATTGCGATTTGCTTGGAGATGAACTCCTGGAATGTCTCTCCTGGAGACGAGGAGCCCTGCTCTACATGTATTGTCATTCTCTGACCAAAAGGAGAGACTGGCTCACAAGAAAATCTAGCTTacttaaaaag TACCTTGTTGATGGAATCAGTTACTTACTACAAATGCTGAATTTTCGATGTCCCATCCAGTTAAATGAAGGAGCTTCTTTCCAAGACCTAGACACAGCTAAATTACTAAGTGAAG GAATATTTAGTGACATTCATTTGCTGGCTATGATGTACAGTGGAGAAATGTGTTATTGGGGATTGAAGCATTGTGCAGATCAACAGCCAGAAAATCATGAAATGGATACTGGCGTTTCTGGAGGAAGTTACGCTACACACAAAGAACCTTTGGATTTCCGAGAAGTAGgagagaaaattttgaaaaagtatgtatatgtatgcgaAGGACCCCTGAAAGAACAAGAATGGAATACAACAAatgcaaaacaaattttaaacttctttcaGCATCACACTAACTA G
- the RIMOC1 gene encoding UPF0600 protein C5orf51 homolog isoform X1, translating to MAAASSSVVRRVEELGDLAQAHIQQLSEAAGEDDHFLIRASAALEKLKLQCGEDKECSTPSNLLELYTQAILDMTYFEENKLVDEDFPEDSSQKVKELINFLSEPEILVKENNMHPKHCDLLGDELLECLSWRRGALLYMYCHSLTKRRDWLTRKSSLLKKYLVDGISYLLQMLNFRCPIQLNEGASFQDLDTAKLLSEGIFSDIHLLAMMYSGEMCYWGLKHCADQQPENHEMDTGVSGGSYATHKEPLDFREVGEKILKKYVYVCEGPLKEQEWNTTNAKQILNFFQHHTN from the exons ATGGCGGCCGCAAGCTCTAGTGTGGTCAGGCGAGTGGAGGAACTCGGAGACCTGGCTCAGGCCCACATACAACAACTTAGCGAAGCCGCCGGCGAAGATG ATCACTTTTTAATTCGCGCCTCTGCAGCTCTAGAAAAATTGAAACTTCAGTGTGGAGaagacaaagaatgttcaaccccATCAAATCTTCTAGAACTTTACACACAG GCTATTTTGGACATGACATATTTTGAGGAGAACAAGCTAGTAGATGAAGATTTTCCTGAAGATTCTTCACAGAAAGTAAAAGAGTTGATCAATTTTCTTTCAGAACCAGAAATTTtggttaaagaaaataatatgcatCCAAAA CATTGCGATTTGCTTGGAGATGAACTCCTGGAATGTCTCTCCTGGAGACGAGGAGCCCTGCTCTACATGTATTGTCATTCTCTGACCAAAAGGAGAGACTGGCTCACAAGAAAATCTAGCTTacttaaaaag TACCTTGTTGATGGAATCAGTTACTTACTACAAATGCTGAATTTTCGATGTCCCATCCAGTTAAATGAAGGAGCTTCTTTCCAAGACCTAGACACAGCTAAATTACTAAGTGAAG GAATATTTAGTGACATTCATTTGCTGGCTATGATGTACAGTGGAGAAATGTGTTATTGGGGATTGAAGCATTGTGCAGATCAACAGCCAGAAAATCATGAAATGGATACTGGCGTTTCTGGAGGAAGTTACGCTACACACAAAGAACCTTTGGATTTCCGAGAAGTAGgagagaaaattttgaaaaagtatgtatatgtatgcgaAGGACCCCTGAAAGAACAAGAATGGAATACAACAAatgcaaaacaaattttaaacttctttcaGCATCACACTAACTAG